From one Pseudanabaena sp. FACHB-2040 genomic stretch:
- a CDS encoding Uma2 family endonuclease gives MIASPEKHYMAPAAYLEWEAQQELRYEYAEGEAYAMTGGTIPHNAIAINLIAALRNHVRGGPCRVLGSDAKVAITEQGPFFYPDVLVTCDERDRRAIKFVQFPCLVVEVLSQTTEAYDRGAKFRQYRRLESLREYALISSDQMSVDIFRLNEHSKWELTPYSAGDTIQLTSVDFEFPGDLLYEEVELPT, from the coding sequence ATGATTGCATCCCCTGAAAAACATTACATGGCCCCAGCAGCCTACCTTGAGTGGGAAGCCCAGCAAGAGCTGAGGTACGAATACGCAGAGGGTGAAGCCTATGCCATGACAGGCGGCACCATCCCTCATAATGCGATCGCAATCAACCTCATTGCCGCCCTACGCAACCATGTACGTGGAGGCCCCTGTCGAGTATTAGGCTCAGATGCCAAGGTCGCTATTACCGAGCAAGGCCCATTTTTCTATCCAGATGTCTTGGTGACTTGCGACGAACGCGACCGACGAGCCATCAAATTTGTTCAGTTTCCCTGTTTGGTCGTAGAAGTGCTTTCCCAAACCACAGAAGCATACGACCGAGGCGCTAAATTCAGACAATATCGTCGCCTAGAAAGCTTGCGTGAATACGCTTTGATCAGTTCCGACCAGATGAGCGTGGATATCTTTCGGCTCAATGAACACAGCAAATGGGAACTGACCCCTTACAGCGCAGGAGACACCATTCAACTCACCAGTGTTGATTTTGAATTTCCCGGTGATCTGCTTTACGAAGAGGTGGAACTGCCCACCTAA
- a CDS encoding cyclic nucleotide-binding domain-containing protein codes for MFAQLPERRMHWIRWTLTVGWLLIVASLFYDPWTSALTVSDHPWSPLRIPDTCIQVQGKCLSEQPYPLGTTLFWGAIVPAAIFILLVFGHELWRRICPLSFLSQIPRALGWQRQFKRENKKTGKVRYELAKVDPNSWLGRNYPYVQFGWLFAGLCGRILFFNADRLVLAGWLLFTVAAAIAVGYWYGGKSWCQYFCPMAPVQSIYSEPGGLLSSKAHTSEQLVTQSMCRTVLPDGKEQSACVACQNPCIDIDAERTYWNSLNKPETSFLRYGYVGLVIGYFGYYYLYAGNWNYYFSGAWLRQSDQLASLLDPGLYLFGQAINIPKLVAVPAVLGGCTALGYWGGRWIEKRAKAYNQQHQANLTTEIIRHRLFTLWTFGIFNFFFIFGGRPLVQLLPLSVQYLYDLGLVTLSTLWLYKTWRRSPDLYSRENLANRFRKQLEKLQFNVSQFLEGRTLSDLNTHEVYVLAKVLPGFTREKRHHAYKGVVREALEEGYVNYSSSLEVLQQMRQELGITDDEHRLVLEELGIEDPELLNPDRQRSLENQIRLSGYRKSLERLILLQRKQPDRTAFEQLSFQDSAAVRSLRYQYSITPQEEEWILSGFSGNSSSVKKAEFLLAQLPELIGCYRALNQPMLHKHKAVLTLLQENIIHKKELIVRSILENLSLLQSDSAALSLAQSLQQASPAILGEILDQENWGDRLPSEILQCLTQPGAMPVSCSLEFSPQEILEHLEALLQEQNPITQAAALYVIAQLDAERSQAIARNCRHQFNSHVVQEAINRLLSWHPSSTANSSLTEFPTLEKLVYLFNSDFFHRMQSATLIALAERAEVRTYNRGDVITEAGDTCRELLLLMEGDARIHYQTGSEVRVEKLHPGQTLDELEVLAHSNSENTIVTGNDSTRILAISVDAFDDLLDRDPDFARRVLELESRQLQRFVRSVQLY; via the coding sequence ATGTTTGCACAACTGCCAGAGCGGCGAATGCACTGGATTCGCTGGACGTTGACTGTTGGCTGGCTACTGATCGTTGCCTCCCTATTTTATGACCCCTGGACATCGGCACTCACCGTATCCGATCACCCCTGGAGCCCCTTGCGGATTCCTGATACCTGTATACAAGTGCAGGGGAAATGCTTATCTGAGCAGCCCTATCCGTTAGGAACTACCCTCTTCTGGGGAGCAATTGTACCAGCCGCAATCTTTATTTTGCTGGTGTTTGGGCATGAGTTATGGCGGCGGATTTGTCCGCTCTCTTTTTTATCTCAAATTCCTCGTGCTTTGGGATGGCAACGACAATTCAAACGAGAGAACAAAAAGACTGGCAAAGTGCGCTACGAGTTGGCAAAGGTTGACCCGAATTCATGGTTGGGTCGGAACTATCCCTATGTGCAATTTGGCTGGTTGTTTGCAGGCTTATGTGGGCGAATCTTGTTTTTCAACGCTGATCGCCTGGTGCTAGCGGGTTGGTTATTGTTCACAGTGGCAGCGGCGATTGCCGTTGGTTATTGGTACGGCGGCAAGTCCTGGTGTCAGTACTTTTGCCCAATGGCTCCTGTTCAAAGTATCTACAGTGAACCGGGAGGCTTGTTGAGCAGCAAAGCCCATACGAGCGAGCAGCTCGTTACCCAATCCATGTGTCGCACTGTGCTACCAGATGGTAAAGAGCAGAGTGCTTGCGTAGCCTGTCAAAATCCTTGCATCGATATTGACGCTGAACGTACCTATTGGAACAGCTTAAACAAACCCGAAACCTCATTTCTGCGCTATGGCTATGTGGGTTTGGTGATTGGCTATTTTGGCTATTACTATCTTTATGCGGGCAACTGGAATTATTACTTCTCTGGGGCGTGGCTACGGCAAAGCGATCAGCTCGCTTCACTACTTGATCCTGGACTCTACCTGTTTGGACAGGCAATTAATATTCCTAAGTTGGTTGCGGTTCCAGCAGTGCTGGGTGGATGCACGGCACTTGGGTATTGGGGAGGACGGTGGATCGAAAAACGTGCTAAAGCTTACAACCAGCAACATCAAGCAAATCTGACGACCGAAATCATTCGACATCGCCTATTTACCCTATGGACCTTTGGTATCTTCAACTTTTTCTTCATCTTTGGGGGTCGTCCCCTAGTACAGCTTCTCCCTTTGTCGGTGCAATACCTCTACGACCTGGGTTTAGTGACGCTGAGTACCCTCTGGCTCTATAAAACCTGGCGGCGCAGTCCTGATCTTTATTCCCGTGAAAATCTAGCCAATCGATTCCGCAAACAGTTAGAGAAATTGCAGTTTAATGTTTCACAGTTTTTGGAAGGGCGGACGCTGAGCGATCTCAATACTCATGAAGTGTATGTATTAGCTAAAGTGCTGCCTGGTTTTACCCGAGAGAAACGACATCATGCCTACAAGGGAGTTGTGCGAGAAGCACTGGAAGAAGGTTATGTGAACTACTCCAGCAGTCTAGAAGTTTTGCAGCAGATGCGTCAGGAGTTGGGCATTACGGATGACGAACACCGCCTTGTGTTGGAGGAATTGGGTATTGAAGATCCAGAGTTGCTCAATCCGGATCGTCAACGCAGCTTAGAAAATCAGATCCGCTTGAGCGGCTACCGCAAATCATTGGAGCGGTTAATACTGCTGCAACGCAAGCAGCCTGACCGTACCGCATTTGAGCAGTTGTCATTTCAGGATTCAGCCGCTGTTCGTTCTCTGCGCTACCAATATTCCATCACTCCCCAAGAGGAAGAGTGGATTCTGAGCGGATTTTCGGGCAACTCTAGTAGTGTCAAAAAGGCAGAGTTTCTTCTTGCTCAGCTACCGGAATTGATCGGCTGCTACCGCGCCCTGAATCAACCGATGCTGCACAAGCACAAAGCGGTTTTAACCCTGCTACAAGAAAACATCATTCATAAAAAAGAACTGATTGTGCGATCAATTCTGGAAAACCTGTCACTTCTCCAGTCTGATTCAGCAGCCTTAAGCTTGGCACAGTCTTTACAACAGGCTTCACCTGCTATTTTAGGGGAGATTTTAGATCAGGAGAATTGGGGCGATCGACTGCCGTCAGAGATCCTGCAATGTTTAACCCAACCAGGAGCAATGCCTGTTTCCTGTTCACTAGAATTCTCTCCTCAGGAAATTCTAGAGCATCTAGAAGCTTTGCTCCAGGAGCAAAATCCTATAACTCAGGCGGCAGCGCTCTATGTCATTGCTCAATTGGATGCAGAACGCAGTCAGGCGATCGCTCGAAATTGTCGTCACCAGTTCAATTCCCATGTCGTTCAGGAAGCTATCAATCGGCTACTGTCTTGGCACCCATCATCAACAGCAAACTCATCTTTGACCGAATTCCCAACGTTAGAGAAATTGGTTTATTTATTCAATAGCGACTTTTTCCATCGGATGCAGAGTGCAACGCTCATTGCTCTTGCTGAGCGGGCAGAGGTGAGAACCTACAACCGAGGAGACGTGATCACAGAAGCAGGAGATACTTGTCGAGAATTGTTGCTGTTGATGGAAGGCGATGCCAGAATTCACTACCAAACTGGATCTGAGGTTCGGGTGGAAAAGCTTCATCCTGGACAAACCCTAGATGAGCTAGAGGTTTTAGCTCATAGCAACTCAGAAAATACGATTGTTACCGGCAACGACAGTACCCGGATTCTGGCTATTTCTGTTGATGCCTTTGATGATTTACTTGACCGCGATCCTGATTTTGCCCGACGAGTTTTAGAATTAGAAAGTCGGCAACTTCAGCGATTTGTGCGATCAGTGCAGCTATATTAA
- a CDS encoding DUF6463 family protein has product MLRVSGYWLIAIGILHPLVHGWLFAKPLMDIVQDGWFNAIAPNPSDPFYDREDAFWCMMITPFLLIIGWLCCWAQTRGIRLPSFPGWILLLTAAVGVTLEPFSGFWLIIPPALLMLVDRQRDKESLKNLL; this is encoded by the coding sequence ATGCTTCGAGTGAGTGGGTACTGGTTAATTGCTATCGGTATTCTCCATCCCCTTGTCCACGGATGGCTTTTTGCTAAACCTTTGATGGATATTGTGCAGGATGGTTGGTTTAATGCGATCGCTCCCAATCCGTCAGATCCTTTTTATGATCGAGAAGATGCGTTTTGGTGCATGATGATAACGCCATTTCTCCTGATCATCGGATGGTTATGTTGTTGGGCACAAACAAGAGGTATTCGCTTACCCAGTTTTCCAGGTTGGATTCTCTTGCTAACGGCTGCTGTTGGAGTTACGCTTGAACCTTTTTCGGGATTTTGGCTGATTATCCCTCCTGCGTTGCTAATGTTAGTTGATCGACAACGGGACAAAGAATCGCTAAAAAACTTGCTTTAA